The Acropora palmata chromosome 10, jaAcrPala1.3, whole genome shotgun sequence genome contains a region encoding:
- the LOC141895512 gene encoding origin recognition complex subunit 5-like isoform X1 → MAAVSGLFDEEILQNVYSKISCRKPEVKTLLTLFGPRSSYPCPAIFICGHTATGKSFVVETLLQEMQLPHVTVNCVETFTARLIYEHILYLIQDMDQQAKSNVPPKCDNMTDFIRQLKIYLSSRNFTNETFFIILDKAERLRDMEAFALPAFLRLQELTQLNICVVLLSQIVWEKFQVGTGFYEPVSIHFPDYCKAELLQIMEKDCPSSYPVEFYKAYCQLLASVFYSVCRDLNELRYLAILHFSKYCEPVDSSEAELTDIRKLWRNIEPHLKKALNTVYLREISSDHWQNVMGQNTLADSDSQEEQGLFVRSHIELPFYTKYLLIAAYLASYNPAHTDKRFFAKQGKRGLGNRAKAAAKGKKSNTQLTGPKNFQLDRLMAIFYSIVEDNVVPSASILCQISSLVSLNLLAQVTSDDQIDCPKYKCLVNFQTICDIAKQLKFEIMHYLYDFV, encoded by the exons atggcggctgTTTCTGGGCTCTTCGATGAAGAAATTCTTCAGAATGTTTACAGCAAAATAAGTTGTCGAAAACCAGAAGTAAAGACTCTGCTGACACTTTTTGGACCAAGGTCTTCATATCCGTGCCCTGCAATATTTATATGTGGCCACACGGCGACTGGAAAGAGTTTTGTTGTGGAAACGCTGCTGCAAGAAATGCAG CTTCCACATGTGACAGTGAATTGTGTGGAGACTTTTACAGCACGCTTGATTTATGAACACATTTTATACCTGATACAAGACATGGATCAGCAAGCTAAATCCAATGTTCCACCCAAATGTGACAACATGACTGATTTTATTCgacaacttaaaatttatCTGTCGTCAAGAAACTTtacaaatgaaacatttttcattatcCTTGATAAAGCAGAGAGACTGCGTGATATGGAGGCTTTTGCATTACCAGCGTTTTTAAGACTTCAGGAGCTAACACAACTTAATATCTGTGTAGTCCTGCTAAGTCAAATCGTGTGGGAAAAATTCCAAGTTGGGACTGGATTTTATGAGCCTGTGAGCATCCACTTTCCTGATTATTGTAAAGCAGAATTGCTTCAGATTATGGAGAAAGACTGCCCTTCATCATATCCTGTGGAATTTTATAAGGCATACTGCCAGCTTCTTGCAAGTGTGTTTTATTCAGTATGTCGGGATCTAAATGAATTACGGTATCTG GCTATCCTGCATTTCTCCAAATACTGTGAACCAGTTGATTCAAGTGAAGCTGAATTAACGGACATCCGTAAGCTGTGGCGCAACATAGAGCCACACCTAAAGAAAGCACTGAATACCGTTTATCTGAGGGAGATTTCAAGTGATCACTGGCAGAATGTTATGGGGCAAAACACACTGGCTGACAGTGACAGCCAGGAAGAACAAG GTTTGTTTGTTCGTTCACACATTGAACTGCCATTTTACACCAAATATTTGCTGATCGCAGCATACCTTGCATCATACAATCCTGCCCACACAGACAAACGTTTCTTTGCCAAACAAGGAAAACGAGGGTTAGGCAACAGAGCAAAAGCGGCtgcaaagggaaaaaaatccaacactcaacttacag GCCCCAAGAATTTCCAGTTGGACCGACTTATGGCAATATTCTACAGTATTGTGGAGGATAATGTAGTCCCCTCTGCCAGCATCCTCTGTCAAATTTCATCTCTGGTTTCACTGAACTTGTTGGCTCAAGTCACCTCAGACGATCAGATAGACTGCCCGAAATACAAGTGCCTTGTAAATTTTCAGACCATTTGTGACATTGCTAAGCAGCTCAAGTTCGAAATCATGCATTACTTGTACGACTTTGTTTGA
- the LOC141895512 gene encoding origin recognition complex subunit 5-like isoform X2, whose amino-acid sequence MAAVSGLFDEEILQNVYSKISCRKPEVKTLLTLFGPRSSYPCPAIFICGHTATGKSFVVETLLQEMQLPHVTVNCVETFTARLIYEHILYLIQDMDQQAKSNVPPKCDNMTDFIRQLKIYLSSRNFTNETFFIILDKAERLRDMEAFALPAFLRLQELTQLNICVVLLSQIVWEKFQVGTGFYEPVSIHFPDYCKAELLQIMEKDCPSSYPVEFYKAYCQLLASVFYSVCRDLNELRYLAILHFSKYCEPVDSSEAELTDIRKLWRNIEPHLKKALNTVYLREISSDHWQNVMGQNTLADSDSQEEQGLFVRSHIELPFYTKYLLIAAYLASYNPAHTDKRFFAKQGKRGLGNRAKAAAKGKKSNTQLTG is encoded by the exons atggcggctgTTTCTGGGCTCTTCGATGAAGAAATTCTTCAGAATGTTTACAGCAAAATAAGTTGTCGAAAACCAGAAGTAAAGACTCTGCTGACACTTTTTGGACCAAGGTCTTCATATCCGTGCCCTGCAATATTTATATGTGGCCACACGGCGACTGGAAAGAGTTTTGTTGTGGAAACGCTGCTGCAAGAAATGCAG CTTCCACATGTGACAGTGAATTGTGTGGAGACTTTTACAGCACGCTTGATTTATGAACACATTTTATACCTGATACAAGACATGGATCAGCAAGCTAAATCCAATGTTCCACCCAAATGTGACAACATGACTGATTTTATTCgacaacttaaaatttatCTGTCGTCAAGAAACTTtacaaatgaaacatttttcattatcCTTGATAAAGCAGAGAGACTGCGTGATATGGAGGCTTTTGCATTACCAGCGTTTTTAAGACTTCAGGAGCTAACACAACTTAATATCTGTGTAGTCCTGCTAAGTCAAATCGTGTGGGAAAAATTCCAAGTTGGGACTGGATTTTATGAGCCTGTGAGCATCCACTTTCCTGATTATTGTAAAGCAGAATTGCTTCAGATTATGGAGAAAGACTGCCCTTCATCATATCCTGTGGAATTTTATAAGGCATACTGCCAGCTTCTTGCAAGTGTGTTTTATTCAGTATGTCGGGATCTAAATGAATTACGGTATCTG GCTATCCTGCATTTCTCCAAATACTGTGAACCAGTTGATTCAAGTGAAGCTGAATTAACGGACATCCGTAAGCTGTGGCGCAACATAGAGCCACACCTAAAGAAAGCACTGAATACCGTTTATCTGAGGGAGATTTCAAGTGATCACTGGCAGAATGTTATGGGGCAAAACACACTGGCTGACAGTGACAGCCAGGAAGAACAAG GTTTGTTTGTTCGTTCACACATTGAACTGCCATTTTACACCAAATATTTGCTGATCGCAGCATACCTTGCATCATACAATCCTGCCCACACAGACAAACGTTTCTTTGCCAAACAAGGAAAACGAGGGTTAGGCAACAGAGCAAAAGCGGCtgcaaagggaaaaaaatccaacactcaacttacag
- the LOC141895512 gene encoding origin recognition complex subunit 5-like isoform X3 — MAAVSGLFDEEILQNVYSKISCRKPEVKTLLTLFGPRSSYPCPAIFICGHTATGKSFVVETLLQEMQLPHVTVNCVETFTARLIYEHILYLIQDMDQQAKSNVPPKCDNMTDFIRQLKIYLSSRNFTNETFFIILDKAERLRDMEAFALPAFLRLQELTQLNICVVLLSQIVWEKFQVGTGFYEPVSIHFPDYCKAELLQIMEKDCPSSYPVEFYKAYCQLLASVFYSVCRDLNELRYLAILHFSKYCEPVDSSEAELTDIRKLWRNIEPHLKKALNTVYLREISSDHWQNVMGQNTLADSDSQEEQGLFVRSHIELPFYTKYLLIAAYLASYNPAHTDKRFFAKQGKRGLGNRAKAAAKGKKSNTQLTA, encoded by the exons atggcggctgTTTCTGGGCTCTTCGATGAAGAAATTCTTCAGAATGTTTACAGCAAAATAAGTTGTCGAAAACCAGAAGTAAAGACTCTGCTGACACTTTTTGGACCAAGGTCTTCATATCCGTGCCCTGCAATATTTATATGTGGCCACACGGCGACTGGAAAGAGTTTTGTTGTGGAAACGCTGCTGCAAGAAATGCAG CTTCCACATGTGACAGTGAATTGTGTGGAGACTTTTACAGCACGCTTGATTTATGAACACATTTTATACCTGATACAAGACATGGATCAGCAAGCTAAATCCAATGTTCCACCCAAATGTGACAACATGACTGATTTTATTCgacaacttaaaatttatCTGTCGTCAAGAAACTTtacaaatgaaacatttttcattatcCTTGATAAAGCAGAGAGACTGCGTGATATGGAGGCTTTTGCATTACCAGCGTTTTTAAGACTTCAGGAGCTAACACAACTTAATATCTGTGTAGTCCTGCTAAGTCAAATCGTGTGGGAAAAATTCCAAGTTGGGACTGGATTTTATGAGCCTGTGAGCATCCACTTTCCTGATTATTGTAAAGCAGAATTGCTTCAGATTATGGAGAAAGACTGCCCTTCATCATATCCTGTGGAATTTTATAAGGCATACTGCCAGCTTCTTGCAAGTGTGTTTTATTCAGTATGTCGGGATCTAAATGAATTACGGTATCTG GCTATCCTGCATTTCTCCAAATACTGTGAACCAGTTGATTCAAGTGAAGCTGAATTAACGGACATCCGTAAGCTGTGGCGCAACATAGAGCCACACCTAAAGAAAGCACTGAATACCGTTTATCTGAGGGAGATTTCAAGTGATCACTGGCAGAATGTTATGGGGCAAAACACACTGGCTGACAGTGACAGCCAGGAAGAACAAG GTTTGTTTGTTCGTTCACACATTGAACTGCCATTTTACACCAAATATTTGCTGATCGCAGCATACCTTGCATCATACAATCCTGCCCACACAGACAAACGTTTCTTTGCCAAACAAGGAAAACGAGGGTTAGGCAACAGAGCAAAAGCGGCtgcaaagggaaaaaaatccaacactcaacttacag CTTGA